One window from the genome of Drosophila albomicans strain 15112-1751.03 chromosome 2L, ASM965048v2, whole genome shotgun sequence encodes:
- the LOC117564524 gene encoding acetylgalactosaminyl-O-glycosyl-glycoprotein beta-1,3-N-acetylglucosaminyltransferase-like — MAAVGSLHNTRILRFLLVLIVVILTIFIYASYSTTTTLTPTHIHAPAVAPPTPQQLIGGGGTLNNTGDASLAAVVAEEPSIAKARQHEQQQQHRRPPQPPQHRLPTIDEDALLDGGAAGASPMAGSEQSPNVADEMLEEQQYVQSIDALTGNINSNGNNNNSETVKQSVGTSANASPQQQQQQQQQLQQQQQSPSDAEILMIPTSNLQKFIENADKILKNMTSNSSNTARAGAGSGAGVAASAVLPSEQRTDKSNQPSVQEDLQINLLDNNNAAAAPPAAASYAVMQVKPDETAQAEPKEKSPPAKPPAPLVRATKPKAKSKPSAPSTPVDPSKGITTDKIYESGHLNEEIDLERICPLNGTKTRMLILITSAQTHADARMSIRQTWGHYGTRRDIGMAFVLGRGTNETVNQALTDENYMFGDLIRGNFIDSYNNLTLKTISSLEWADQHCNHAQYILKTDDDMFINVPKLLNFVKQLEKHKNKRLIFGRLAKKWKPIRNKKSKYYVSTDQFPAAVFPSFTTGPAYVMTGDIVHDLYVRSLKTVYLKLEDVFTTGIVAQSLGIERLHVNEFVNRRISFNPCNIRNAISVHMIKSNEQFDLWKKLLDQTTKCK, encoded by the exons ATGGCGGCAGTTGGAAGTTTGCATAATACTCGCATTCTGCGTTTTCTGCTCGTCTTAATCGTCGTGATACTCACCATCTTCATCTATGCATCatactcaacaacaacaacactgacGCCCACGCATATTCATGCCCCGGCGGTGGCTCCCCCCACACCCCAGCAACTGATTGGAGGAGGAGGTACATTGAATAACACTGGCGATGCGAGCCTAGCAGCCGTTGTGGCCGAGGAGCCGAGCATTGCCAAGGCGCGGCAacatgagcagcagcagcaacacagaAGACCACCGCAGCCGCCACAGCATCGATTGCCCACCATCGATGAGGATGCGCTGCTGGACGGTGGAGCTGCCGGCGCAAGTCCGATGGCGGGCAGCGAACAGTCTCCTAATGTGGCCGATGAAATGCTCGAAGAGCAGCAATATGTGCAAAGTATTGATGCGCTGACAG GCAATATCAATAGCAatggcaataataacaatagcgAGACTGTTAAGCAATCAGTTGGCACATCAGCAAATGCAtcaccacagcaacaacaacaacagcagcaacagctgcaacaacaacaacagtcgccTTCGGATGCGGAGATTCTTATGATACCAACTTCTAATTTGCAAAAGTTCATTGAGAATGCCGATAAGATACTGAAGAACATGACatcgaacagcagcaacacagctCGAGCTGGTGCTGGAAGTGGAGCTGGTGTTGCCGCCTCCGCTGTGCTGCCCAGCGAACAGCGCACGG ATAAATCCAATCAGCCTAGCGTGCAGGAGGacttgcaaattaatttgctgGACAATAATAATGCGGCGGCAGCGCCGCCAGCTGCTGCCTCCTATGCGGTGATGCAAGTCAAGCCGGATGAGACGGCACAAGCGGAACCCAAAGAGAAGTCGCCGCCAGCCAAGCCACCAGCACCCTTGGTGCGTGCAACGAAGCCGAAGGCCAAAAGCAAGCCCAGTGCTCCCAGCACTCCAGTGGATCCATCCAAGGGCATCACAACTGACAAGATCTACGAGAGCGGACATTTGAATGAAGAGATCGATCTGGAGCGCATTTGTCCGCTGAATGGCACCAAGACCAGAATGTTGATACTGATCACATCGGCACAGACACATGCGGATGCACGCATGTCGATAAGACAGACCTGGGGACATTATGGCACTCGGCGGGACATTGGCATGGCATTTGTGTTGGGTCGCGGCACAAATGAGACCGTGAATCAAGCGCTCACCGATGAGAATTATATGTTTGGTGATTTGATAAGGGGCAACTTTATTGACTCGTACAATAATCTGACGTTGAAAACAATCTCATCGCTGGAATGGGCGGATCAGCATTGCAATCATGCTCAGTACATATTGAAGACAGACGATGATATGTTCATCAATGTGCCCAAGTTGTTGAATTTTGTGAAGCAGCTGGAGAAGCACAAGAACAAGCGCCTCATCTTCGGCCGTTTGGCCAAGAAATGGAAGCCAATACGCAATAAGAAATCCAAATACTATGTGTCAACCGATCAGTTCCCAGCGGCTGTGTTTCCATCGTTTACCACAGGTCCTGCCTATGTGATGACCGGGGATATTGTGCACGATCTGTATGTGCGATCATTGAAGACGGTCTATCTGAAGTTGGAGGATGTCTTCACCACGGGCATTGTGGCCCAAAGCCTGGGCATTGAGCGACTGCATGTGAATGAGTTTGTGAATCGTCGCATCTCATTCAATCCGTGCAATATCCGCAATGCGATAAGCGTCCACATGATCAAGTCAAATGAGCAATTCGATCTGTGGAAGAAGTTGCTGGACCAGACCACTAAGtgtaaatag
- the LOC117564939 gene encoding beta-1,3-galactosyltransferase 5-like: MIVGSSRNLRILSWIVSIIFFMIIFIYALIWMNEDADETQFAYSLQSIKISNPFTETNHLYETGHQNVDLDIAHVCPLNGRTTILLILISSAPSHERQRMAIRQTWGHYAARRDIGVAFVLGRSLSETENKALSSENYLYGDLIRGNFIDSYENLTLKTISSLEWADKHCNRAKYILKTDDDMFINVPKLFNFVEEQLKHNVKRTIFGRLAKNSPPVRNKESKYYVSPGQYRGVFPDYTTGPAYLMTGDIVNDLYVKALKIIYLKLEDVVITGIVAQSLDIKRVHVNEFRNTRIYLTTRNIKNSISIHRISCSEQLKVWQIQHE, from the exons ATGATAGTTGGAAGTTCAAGAAATTTGCGGATATTGAGCTGGATcgtttcaattatattttttatgattatctTCATCTATGCCTTGATTTGGATGAATGAAGATGCAG ACGAAACccaatttgcatattcattACAATCGATAAAGATATCCAATCCATTCACTGAAACAAACCATCTGTATGAGACCGGTCACCAGAATGTTGATTTGGATATAGCACACGTTTGCCCACTTAATGGGCGTACTACAATTCTGCTCATACTAATCAGTTCGGCACCGTCGCATGAACGTCAACGCATGGCCATAAGACAGACCTGGGGACATTATGCGGCTCGTCGTGATATTGGCGTCGCCTTTGTGCTCGGCCGAAGTTTAAGCGAAACTGAAAATAAGGCACTCAGTTCGGAGAATTATTTGTATGGTGATTTGATCAGAGGCAACTTTATTGATTCCTACGAAAATCTAACACTAAAGACGATCTCATCTCTGGAGTGGGCAGACAAGCACTGCAATCGTGCCAAATACATACTGAAGACGGATGATGATATGTTCATAAATGTGCCTaagcttttcaattttgttgaagAGCAGCTAAAACATAATGTCAAGAGAACAATCTTTGGTCGTTTAGCTAAGAATTCGCCGCCGGTTCGAAACAAGGAATCCAAATATTATGTGTCGCCTGGTCAGTATCGTGGAGTATTTCCTGACTATACTACGGGACCAGCTTACCTTATGACAGGCGACATTGTGAATGATTTATATGTGAAGGCATTGAAGATTATCTATCTGAAGTTAGAAGACGTTGTTATTACAGGCATTGTGGCGCAGAGTCTAGATATTAAACGTGTGCATGTCAATGAATTTAGAAACACTCGAATATACCTCACAACAAGGAATATTAAAAACTCTATTAGCATACATAGGATTAGTTGTAGTGAACAGTTGAAAGTGTGGCAGATACAGCACGAATAG
- the LOC117564146 gene encoding beta-1,3-galactosyltransferase 5-like, whose amino-acid sequence MTAGGLRNLRILRLLFSIVFFMIIFICASYSNTSMWGPQLVIPMKLSWNMTRTVLPIMELNNTGEFGLSQQLLRSQSLNITEQQLNKNTDETQISSSSQSIETSNPFTEANQLYETGHQNIDLDIAHVCPLNGLTTILLILISSALSHERQRMAIRQTWGHYAARRDIGIAFVLGRSINDTENKALRWENYLYGDLIRGNFIDSYDNLTLKTISSLEWADKHCNRAKYILKTDDDMFINVPKLFNFVEEQLKHNVKKTIFGRLAKKWPPVRNKKSKYYVSHGQFRGLYPEFTTGPAYLITGDIVNDLYVRALKMVYLKLEDVFITGIVAKSLNIKRVHVNEFKNRRMKLTTRNIQNSFSIHRISCSEQFEVWQKQHEK is encoded by the exons ATGACCGCTGGAGGTTTAAGAAATTTGCGGATATTGCGTTTGCTCttttcaattgtattttttatgattatctTCATCTGCGCCTCATACTCAAACACATCGATGTGGGGACCTCAACTCGTAATTCCCATGAAATTAAGTTGGAATATGACGCGGACTGTGCTGCCGATTATGGAATTGAACAACACTGGAGAGTTTGGACTCTCGCAGCAGCTGTTAAGGAGCCAATCTCTAAATATTactgagcagcagctgaatAAAAATACAG ACGAAACCCAAATTTCGTCTTCATCTCAATCGATAGAAACATCCAATCCATTCACTGAAGCAAACCAGCTATATGAGACCGGTCACCAGAATATTGATTTGGATATAGCACACGTTTGCCCACTTAATGGGCTTACTACAATTCTTCTCATACTAATCAGTTCGGCACTGTCGCATGAACGTCAACGCATGGCCATAAGACAGACCTGGGGACATTATGCGGCTCGTCGTGATATTGGCATTGCCTTTGTGCTCGGCCGGAGTATAAACGATACTGAAAATAAGGCACTGAGATGGGAGAATTATTTATATGGCGATTTGATCAGAGGCAACTTTATCGACTCGTACGATAATCTAACACTAAAGACGATCTCATCTCTGGAGTGGGCAGACAAGCACTGCAATCGTGCCAAATACATACTGAAGACGGATGATGATATGTTCATCAATGTGCCTaagcttttcaattttgttgaagAGCAGTTAAAACATAATGTCAAGAAAACAATCTTTGGTCGTTTAGCTAAGAAATGGCCGCCTGTTCGAAACAAGAAATCCAAATATTATGTGTCGCATGGTCAGTTTCGTGGATTATATCCAGAGTTTACAACGGGACCAGCTTACCTTATAACAGGCGACATTGTGAATGATTTATATGTGAGGGCATTGAAGATGGTCTATCTGAAGTTAGAAGACGTTTTTATTACAGGTATTGTGGCGAAGAGTCTAAATATTAAACGAGTGCATGTTAATGAATTCAAAAACCGTCGAATGAAACTCACAACAAGGAATATTCAAAACTCTTTTAGCATACATAGAATTAGTTGTAGTGAGCAGTTTGAAGTATGGCAGAAACAGCACGAAAAGTAA
- the LOC117564204 gene encoding protein diaphanous isoform X1: MRLKKFGMSRHEKSKSTGGGLLESWFGRPSKSKGSGNYNSNSLPHGAHRPASTDNDGGFSVDELERTIHELSEAQVNAKFLEILEDMNIPKDKREPLLSKSITERQKMIFMHMKGKNPAERSANSRFEKPIDYIEYLQNGEHSEHKVYQCVESLRVALTSNTISWIKEFGEAGIEQIEKLLTRAKKDRSYERIEFEAIRCLKAIMNNTWGLNVVLTPDQHSVVLLLAQSLDPRKPQTMCEAIKLLASFCLVYERNGYEKVLRAITTVAAASYKSSERFRPIVDALFISDKLDPKRELVCHSLIFINTLTNPPTDLNFRLHLRCEIMRMGLYDRLDEFTDIVNGSNNEDLQKHFKIFKDIRDDDFEEFVQNFDNVTFNMDDPKDCFDVLHNLVMDTTSEPYFLSILQHLLYIRDDYYFRPAYYQLIEECIAQIVFHKGYCDPNFENRNFNIDTSVLLDDIVEKAKAKETQRAEEYEKKIEALESAKQEAEAKAAHLEEKVKLMEANGVAAPSPNKLPKLNIPMPPPPPGGGPAPPPPPPMPGMAGPRPPPPPPMPGMGGPRPPPPPPMPGMGGPPPPPMPGMLRPGGPPPPPMMMPMMPMVPVLPHGLKPKKKWDTKNPMKRANWKAIAPAKMSENAFWVKCQEDKLASDDFLEELALKFSSKPVKKEQKDSVDKPAAVAKKSIDLRVLDGKSAQNLAILLGGSLKHLSYEQIKICLLRCDTAILSSNILQNLIQYLPPPEQLKRLQEIKTKGEPLPPIEQFAATIGEIKRLSPRLHNLNFKLTYADMVQDIKPDIVAGTAACEEIRNSKKFSNILEIILLLGNYMNTGSKNEAAFGFEISYLTKLTNTKDTDNKQTLLHYLVELVEKKFPDSLNFYDDLSHVDKASRVNMDAIQKAMRQMNSAVKNLETDLQNNKVPQCDDDKFSEVMGKFAVDCRQQVDVLGKMQVQMEKLFKDLSEYYAFDPSKYTMEEFFADIKTFKDAFKAAYNDNVRVREELEKKRRMQEAREQSQREQMERQQRKMAVVDMDAAQAQEGVMDSLLEALQTGSAFGQRTRQPRRQRPAGAERRAQLSRSRSRTRVNNGQLMTREMILNEVLGSA; the protein is encoded by the exons ATGCGCCTTAAAAAGTTTGG AATGTCAAGGCACGAGAAATCAAAGTCAACGGGCGGAGGCCTGTTGGAAAGTTGGTTCGGTCGACCCTCCAAATCGAAGGGCAGCGGcaattacaacagcaacagtctgCCCCATGGCGCTCATCGACCCGCCTCCACGGACAACGATGGCGGCTTCAGTGTTGATGAATTGGAGCGTACTATCCACGAGCTAAGCGAGGCTCAGGTGAATGCGAAATTTCTGGAAATACTCGAGGATATGAACATACCGAAGGATAAGCGAGAACCTCTGCTTAGCAAATCGATAACGGAGCGCCAGAAGATGATATTCATGCATATGAAAG GCAAGAACCCAGCGGAGCGCAGCGCAAATTCCCGCTTCGAGAAGCCCATCGACTACATCGAGTATCTGCAGAATGGCGAACACAGCGAGCACAAGGTTTATCAGTGCGTGGAGTCGCTGCGCGTGGCGTTGACCAGCAACACGATCTCCTGGATCAAGGAATTCGGCGAGGCGGGCATCGAACAGATCGAGAAACTGTTGACGCGTGCGAAAAAGGATCGCAGCTATGAGCGCATCGAGTTCGAGGCCATACGCTGCCTCAAGGCGATCATGAACAACACATGGGGACTGAATGTGGTGCTGACACCAGATCAGCACAGTGTGGTGTTGCTCCTGGCCCAATCCCTCGATCCGCGCAAGCCACAAACGATGTGCGAAGCGATCAAGCTGCTGGCCTCCTTTTGTCTGGTGTACGAACGCAATGGCTACGAGAAAGTGCTGCGTGCTATCACGACGGTGGCGGCAGCGTCGTACAAGTCGAGTGAACGCTTCAGACCTATTGTGGATGCACTGTTCATATCGGATAAGCTCGATCCGAAGCGCGAGCTGGTCTGCCACAGTTTAATCTTTATCAATACGCTAACGAATCCGCCAACGGATCTCAATTTCCGTCTGCATCTGCGTTGCGAGATTATGCGCATGGGACTGTACGATAGATTGGATGAGTTCACGGACATTGTGAATGGCAGCAATAATGAAGATCTGCAGAAGCATTTCAAGATCTTCAAGGACATACGCGACGATGACTTTGAGGAGTTTGTGCAAAACTTTGATAATGTCACCTTTAACATGGACGATCCTAAGGATTGCTTCGATGTGCTACACAATCTCGTAATGGACACCACATCCGAACCATATTTCCTCTCGATTCTACAGCATTTGCTGTACATACGAGATGATTACTACTTTCGTCCCGCCTACTATCAGCTGATTGAGGAGTGCATAGCACAGATTGTCTTCCACAAAGGCTATTGTGATCCGAACTTTGAGAATCGCAATTTCAACATCGATACTTCGGTGCTGCTCGACGACATTGTGGAGAAAGCCAAGGCCAAAGAGACGCAACGTGCCGAGGAGTACGAGAAGAAGATTGAGGCGTTGGAGAGCGCCAAACAGGAGGCGGAAGCAAAGGCCGCCCATCTCGAGGAGAAGGTCAAGCTAATGGAGGCAAACGGTGTGGCAGCGCCATCACCCAATAAATTACCCAAACTCAATATACCAatgccaccaccaccgccagGCGGAGGACCTGCGCCACCACCTCCACCGCCCATGCCCGGAATGGCGGGTCCAagaccaccgccaccgccaccaatGCCCGGCATGGGTGGACCACGtccaccaccgccacctccAATGCCTGGCATGGGTgggccaccgccgccgccaatGCCGGGCATGCTGCGGCCAGGCGGTCCGCCGCCACCGCCCATGATGATGCCCATGATGCCAATGGTGCCGGTGCTGCCGCATGGCCTCAAGCCCAAGAAGAAGTGGGACACCAAGAATCCAATGAAACGTGCCAATTGGAAAGCGATTGCGCCAGCCAAGATGTCCGAGAATGCGTTCTGGGTGAAGTGTCAAGAAGATAAGCTTGCCTCTGATGATTTCCTTGAAGAGCTGGCCCTTAAATTCTCATCGAAACCCGTGAAGAAGGAGCAAAAAGATTCGGTGGATAAACCGGCAGCGGTGGCCAAGAAGAGCATTGATCTACGAGTGCTTGATGGCAAATCAGCACAGAATCTGGCCATTCTACTGGGTGGCTCGCTGAAGCATCTGTCGTATgagcaaatcaaaatttgtcTGCTTCGCTGTGATACCGCCATACTATCCTCCAACATACTGCAGAATCTGATACAATATCTTCCACCGCCCGAGCAGCTGAAGCGTCTGCAGGAGATCAAGACAAAGGGCGAACCATTGCCGCCAATTGAACAGTTTGCAGCGACCATAG GTGAAATCAAACGCTTGTCGCCGCGACTGCACAATCTCAACTTTAAGCTGACGTACGCGGACATGGTGCAGGATATCAAGCCGGATATTGTAGCGGGCACAGCGGCCTGCGAGGAGATACGTAATAGCAAGAAATTCTCCAATATATTGGAGATCATTCTGCTGCTAGGCAACTACATGAACACTGGCTCCAAAAATGAGGCGGCGTTTGGCTTTGAGATATCGTATTTGACGAAGCTGACAAATACAAAGGACACGGATAACAAGCAAACATTGCTGCATTATTTGGTCGAGTTGGTGGAGAAGAAATTCCCCGATTCACTTAATTTCTATGACGATTTATCGCATGTGGACAAAGCGTCGCGTGTTAATATGGATGCCATACAAAAGGCGATGCGGCAAATGAATTCGGCGGTCAAGAATCTAGAAACGGATCTGCAAAACAACAAGGTGCCGCAATGCGATGATGATAAATTCAGCGAGGTGATGGGCAAGTTTGCCGTCGACTGTCGCCAGCAGGTGGATGTTTTGG GCAAAATGCAGGTGCAGATGGAGAAGTTGTTCAAGGACTTAAGCGAGTACTATGCCTTCGATCCAAGTAAATACACCATGGAGGAGTTCTTTGCGGATATCAAGACCTTCAAAGATGCTTTCAAAGCGGCTTACAACGATAATGTTCGCGTGCGCGAAGAGCTGGAGAAGAAGCGACGCATGCAAGAGGCACGCGAGCAATCGCAGCGTGAGCAAATGGAGCGACAACAGCGCAAGATGGCTGTGGTCGACATGGATGCCGCACAGGCACAGGAGGGTGTTATGGACAGTCTGCTGGAGGCGTTGCAAACGGGCTCCGCCTTTGGCCAACGAACGCGACAGCCGCGTCGCCAACGACCCGCTGGTGCCGAAAGACGCGCCCAATTGAGTCGCAGTCGATCGCGAACGAGGGTGAACAATGGTCAGCTAATGACTCGAGAAATGATACTAAACGAGGTTCTTGGTTCGGCGTAG
- the LOC117564204 gene encoding protein diaphanous isoform X2 — protein sequence MSRHEKSKSTGGGLLESWFGRPSKSKGSGNYNSNSLPHGAHRPASTDNDGGFSVDELERTIHELSEAQVNAKFLEILEDMNIPKDKREPLLSKSITERQKMIFMHMKGKNPAERSANSRFEKPIDYIEYLQNGEHSEHKVYQCVESLRVALTSNTISWIKEFGEAGIEQIEKLLTRAKKDRSYERIEFEAIRCLKAIMNNTWGLNVVLTPDQHSVVLLLAQSLDPRKPQTMCEAIKLLASFCLVYERNGYEKVLRAITTVAAASYKSSERFRPIVDALFISDKLDPKRELVCHSLIFINTLTNPPTDLNFRLHLRCEIMRMGLYDRLDEFTDIVNGSNNEDLQKHFKIFKDIRDDDFEEFVQNFDNVTFNMDDPKDCFDVLHNLVMDTTSEPYFLSILQHLLYIRDDYYFRPAYYQLIEECIAQIVFHKGYCDPNFENRNFNIDTSVLLDDIVEKAKAKETQRAEEYEKKIEALESAKQEAEAKAAHLEEKVKLMEANGVAAPSPNKLPKLNIPMPPPPPGGGPAPPPPPPMPGMAGPRPPPPPPMPGMGGPRPPPPPPMPGMGGPPPPPMPGMLRPGGPPPPPMMMPMMPMVPVLPHGLKPKKKWDTKNPMKRANWKAIAPAKMSENAFWVKCQEDKLASDDFLEELALKFSSKPVKKEQKDSVDKPAAVAKKSIDLRVLDGKSAQNLAILLGGSLKHLSYEQIKICLLRCDTAILSSNILQNLIQYLPPPEQLKRLQEIKTKGEPLPPIEQFAATIGEIKRLSPRLHNLNFKLTYADMVQDIKPDIVAGTAACEEIRNSKKFSNILEIILLLGNYMNTGSKNEAAFGFEISYLTKLTNTKDTDNKQTLLHYLVELVEKKFPDSLNFYDDLSHVDKASRVNMDAIQKAMRQMNSAVKNLETDLQNNKVPQCDDDKFSEVMGKFAVDCRQQVDVLGKMQVQMEKLFKDLSEYYAFDPSKYTMEEFFADIKTFKDAFKAAYNDNVRVREELEKKRRMQEAREQSQREQMERQQRKMAVVDMDAAQAQEGVMDSLLEALQTGSAFGQRTRQPRRQRPAGAERRAQLSRSRSRTRVNNGQLMTREMILNEVLGSA from the exons ATGTCAAGGCACGAGAAATCAAAGTCAACGGGCGGAGGCCTGTTGGAAAGTTGGTTCGGTCGACCCTCCAAATCGAAGGGCAGCGGcaattacaacagcaacagtctgCCCCATGGCGCTCATCGACCCGCCTCCACGGACAACGATGGCGGCTTCAGTGTTGATGAATTGGAGCGTACTATCCACGAGCTAAGCGAGGCTCAGGTGAATGCGAAATTTCTGGAAATACTCGAGGATATGAACATACCGAAGGATAAGCGAGAACCTCTGCTTAGCAAATCGATAACGGAGCGCCAGAAGATGATATTCATGCATATGAAAG GCAAGAACCCAGCGGAGCGCAGCGCAAATTCCCGCTTCGAGAAGCCCATCGACTACATCGAGTATCTGCAGAATGGCGAACACAGCGAGCACAAGGTTTATCAGTGCGTGGAGTCGCTGCGCGTGGCGTTGACCAGCAACACGATCTCCTGGATCAAGGAATTCGGCGAGGCGGGCATCGAACAGATCGAGAAACTGTTGACGCGTGCGAAAAAGGATCGCAGCTATGAGCGCATCGAGTTCGAGGCCATACGCTGCCTCAAGGCGATCATGAACAACACATGGGGACTGAATGTGGTGCTGACACCAGATCAGCACAGTGTGGTGTTGCTCCTGGCCCAATCCCTCGATCCGCGCAAGCCACAAACGATGTGCGAAGCGATCAAGCTGCTGGCCTCCTTTTGTCTGGTGTACGAACGCAATGGCTACGAGAAAGTGCTGCGTGCTATCACGACGGTGGCGGCAGCGTCGTACAAGTCGAGTGAACGCTTCAGACCTATTGTGGATGCACTGTTCATATCGGATAAGCTCGATCCGAAGCGCGAGCTGGTCTGCCACAGTTTAATCTTTATCAATACGCTAACGAATCCGCCAACGGATCTCAATTTCCGTCTGCATCTGCGTTGCGAGATTATGCGCATGGGACTGTACGATAGATTGGATGAGTTCACGGACATTGTGAATGGCAGCAATAATGAAGATCTGCAGAAGCATTTCAAGATCTTCAAGGACATACGCGACGATGACTTTGAGGAGTTTGTGCAAAACTTTGATAATGTCACCTTTAACATGGACGATCCTAAGGATTGCTTCGATGTGCTACACAATCTCGTAATGGACACCACATCCGAACCATATTTCCTCTCGATTCTACAGCATTTGCTGTACATACGAGATGATTACTACTTTCGTCCCGCCTACTATCAGCTGATTGAGGAGTGCATAGCACAGATTGTCTTCCACAAAGGCTATTGTGATCCGAACTTTGAGAATCGCAATTTCAACATCGATACTTCGGTGCTGCTCGACGACATTGTGGAGAAAGCCAAGGCCAAAGAGACGCAACGTGCCGAGGAGTACGAGAAGAAGATTGAGGCGTTGGAGAGCGCCAAACAGGAGGCGGAAGCAAAGGCCGCCCATCTCGAGGAGAAGGTCAAGCTAATGGAGGCAAACGGTGTGGCAGCGCCATCACCCAATAAATTACCCAAACTCAATATACCAatgccaccaccaccgccagGCGGAGGACCTGCGCCACCACCTCCACCGCCCATGCCCGGAATGGCGGGTCCAagaccaccgccaccgccaccaatGCCCGGCATGGGTGGACCACGtccaccaccgccacctccAATGCCTGGCATGGGTgggccaccgccgccgccaatGCCGGGCATGCTGCGGCCAGGCGGTCCGCCGCCACCGCCCATGATGATGCCCATGATGCCAATGGTGCCGGTGCTGCCGCATGGCCTCAAGCCCAAGAAGAAGTGGGACACCAAGAATCCAATGAAACGTGCCAATTGGAAAGCGATTGCGCCAGCCAAGATGTCCGAGAATGCGTTCTGGGTGAAGTGTCAAGAAGATAAGCTTGCCTCTGATGATTTCCTTGAAGAGCTGGCCCTTAAATTCTCATCGAAACCCGTGAAGAAGGAGCAAAAAGATTCGGTGGATAAACCGGCAGCGGTGGCCAAGAAGAGCATTGATCTACGAGTGCTTGATGGCAAATCAGCACAGAATCTGGCCATTCTACTGGGTGGCTCGCTGAAGCATCTGTCGTATgagcaaatcaaaatttgtcTGCTTCGCTGTGATACCGCCATACTATCCTCCAACATACTGCAGAATCTGATACAATATCTTCCACCGCCCGAGCAGCTGAAGCGTCTGCAGGAGATCAAGACAAAGGGCGAACCATTGCCGCCAATTGAACAGTTTGCAGCGACCATAG GTGAAATCAAACGCTTGTCGCCGCGACTGCACAATCTCAACTTTAAGCTGACGTACGCGGACATGGTGCAGGATATCAAGCCGGATATTGTAGCGGGCACAGCGGCCTGCGAGGAGATACGTAATAGCAAGAAATTCTCCAATATATTGGAGATCATTCTGCTGCTAGGCAACTACATGAACACTGGCTCCAAAAATGAGGCGGCGTTTGGCTTTGAGATATCGTATTTGACGAAGCTGACAAATACAAAGGACACGGATAACAAGCAAACATTGCTGCATTATTTGGTCGAGTTGGTGGAGAAGAAATTCCCCGATTCACTTAATTTCTATGACGATTTATCGCATGTGGACAAAGCGTCGCGTGTTAATATGGATGCCATACAAAAGGCGATGCGGCAAATGAATTCGGCGGTCAAGAATCTAGAAACGGATCTGCAAAACAACAAGGTGCCGCAATGCGATGATGATAAATTCAGCGAGGTGATGGGCAAGTTTGCCGTCGACTGTCGCCAGCAGGTGGATGTTTTGG GCAAAATGCAGGTGCAGATGGAGAAGTTGTTCAAGGACTTAAGCGAGTACTATGCCTTCGATCCAAGTAAATACACCATGGAGGAGTTCTTTGCGGATATCAAGACCTTCAAAGATGCTTTCAAAGCGGCTTACAACGATAATGTTCGCGTGCGCGAAGAGCTGGAGAAGAAGCGACGCATGCAAGAGGCACGCGAGCAATCGCAGCGTGAGCAAATGGAGCGACAACAGCGCAAGATGGCTGTGGTCGACATGGATGCCGCACAGGCACAGGAGGGTGTTATGGACAGTCTGCTGGAGGCGTTGCAAACGGGCTCCGCCTTTGGCCAACGAACGCGACAGCCGCGTCGCCAACGACCCGCTGGTGCCGAAAGACGCGCCCAATTGAGTCGCAGTCGATCGCGAACGAGGGTGAACAATGGTCAGCTAATGACTCGAGAAATGATACTAAACGAGGTTCTTGGTTCGGCGTAG